TAACTGTCAATCAATCATGTGGCAGTTTTTTATTATTCATTTTTTTATTTTCTCAATTTGAGATAATAAAAATTTTCTTTACTTTTGTTATTCTTATCAAATAGAAAGGCATTATGTTAAAGAAAACCGTCATTATAAGTTTATTCACCTTTATTTCTGTTTCTTATATGGCTCAGACCAATACTACTCTACCGGTATATCTAGATGAATCCAAACCAGTAGAACAGCGTATTCAGGATGCACTTTCCAGAATGACTCTGGAGGAGAAAGTAGCTATGCTTCATGCGCAATCTAAATTCAGTTCACCGGGTGTTCCGAGACTGGGAATTCCGGAATTCTGGACAACAGACGGCCCTCATGGAGTAAGACCTGAAGTCATGTGGGACGAGTGGGACCAGGCAGGATGGACCAACGACTCTATCATCGCTTATCCCGCCCTTACTGCTTTATCTGCAACATGGAATAAAAAAATGTCATGGAACTACGGCAAAGCTTTGGGTGAAGAAGCCCGTTACAGAAAAAAAGATATTCTTTTAGGCCCTGGAGTTAATATCTACAGAACACCCTTAAACGGAAGAAATTTTGAATATATGGGGGAAGATCCTTATCTGACCTCAAAAATGGTAGTCCCTTATATTAAAGGAGTACAGTCTAATGGTGTGGCAACTTCTGTAAAGCATTTTGCCCTGAACAATCAGGAAATGTTCCGTCACACAAGTAATGTAAATGTAGACGACAGAACCCTTTATGAAATCTACCTTCCGCCTTTCAAAGCAGCAGTAACTGAAGGGGATTCCTGGACGATCATGGGGGCCTATGATATGTACAAAGGCCAGTATGCAAGCCAGAACCAGTACCTTTTAAATGATATTTTGAAAAAAGAATGGAATTATAAAGGAGTGGTAGTTTCCGACTGGGGTGCTGTAAACAATACCGAGCAGGCTATTCACAATGGCCTTGATGTTGAATTCGGCTCATGGACCAACGGGCTTTCTGCCGGAACCAAAAATGCTTACGACAATTACTATCTTGCCAAACCTTATCTTGATCTGATTAAGGCTGGAAAAGTAGGAACAAAAGAACTTGATGACAAAGTAACCAGACTGCTTCGCCTTGCCTATAAAACCACCATGAACCGCAACAAGCCTTTTGGAAATGTTGCATCTGAAGAGCACAAAGCAATCGCAAAGGAAATTGGAGAAGAAGGAATTGTTTTACTGAAAAACCAAGGAAATATTCTTCCTATTGATATCAATAAGGCTAAAAAAATTGCTGTTATCGGTGAAAATGCCATTAAGATCATGACGGTCGGTGGTGGTTCTTCCTCATTAAAAGTAAAATATGAAGCACTCCCTTTAGACGGAATCAAATCCAGGTTTGGAAAACAGGCTGATGTGCAGTATGCCAGAGGCTATGTGGGAGATATTGGCGGAGAATATAATGGCGTAAAATCCGGACAGGATTTAAAAGATACCCGTTCAGAATCTGAACTGATCAATGAAGCTGTAGAATTGGCAAAAAAATCAGATTATGTAATTTTTGTAGGCGGATTAAATAAAGCTGATTTCCAGGATAGTGAAGGAAATGACAGAAAAAGCTACGGACTTCCTTACAATCAGGACCACGTGATCACTGCTCTTGCTAAAGCCAATAAAAACCTGGCTGTTGTTTTAGTGACCGGAAATGCTGTAGCAATGCCATGGATCAAAGAAGTTCCAACTGTAGTACAGGCATGGTACCTTGGTTCTGAAGCAGGAAACTCCATTGCAGCTATTTTAGCAGGTGATGCTAATCCTTCAGGAAAACTTCCGTTTACGTTCCCTGTAAAACTTGAAGACAACTCAGCACATCAGCTGGGAGAATATCCTGGACAGAAAGATGAGCTGGCTGCAGGAAAAGGAAAGGATCAGAAAAACCCAATCAATATTACCTATAACGAAGGTATTTTTGTAGGTTACCGCTGGCACGACACTAAAAATATAAAACCATTATTCAGCTTTGGACACGGACTGAGTTATACGACTTTCGAGTTTGGAAAAGCAAAGGCTGATCAAACTATGATTTCACAAGACGGTAAAATCACTTTTACAGTAAGTGTAAAAAATACCGGAAAAAAAGCCGGAGCGGAAGTTGCCCAGCTATACATCAGTGATTTAAAATCATCTGTTCCACGTCCTGCAAAGGAATTAAAAGGTTTTGAAAAAGTATTCTTAAATCCTGGCGAACAGAAAGAAGTAACTTTTACAATTGATAAAACCGCATTAAGTTATTTTGATGCCGGCAAACACGATTGGGTAGCTGAACCCGGAGACTTCGAAGCACAGATCGGAAATTCCTCAGATGCTATTAAAACAAAAGTGAAATTCACTCTGAAATAAGTAAAAAATTGAAAGTTGAGAGCGCAAAGCTCTTCTATTTAATAATTATTTGATAGAATGCAAACAGATTCCGATGGGAATCTGTTTTTTTATTTTTCTTACAGACACAAAAATAGCAACCCTTGACTTGAAGATACTTTGTGAATAGGTGTACACTTAAAAACCTCATCCTTTTTTATTGGGAATCAGGCAGTTTTTTTCATAGATAGAAATACTCCGTCTCTCACTTCTTCCCTCTTAAAACTTTCAGGTTCCATACAATGAAAAAGCAGATTCCATTACTGGGATCTGCTTGTATTTCTTCTGACAGATTTTGAATTATTTTCCTCCGCCGGAGTTTTTCTCTACATCGGTCTTCGTATTTTCTTTTACCTTCTGGTTTCCGAAACGCTTCACAAAAGTAAGTGAAACCCCATACCAATCCCATTTTGAATAATCCCTGAACGTTCCGTCCTGGCTGTAGGTAGTGGTATCAGAATAAGGTCTTTTAAAAATATTCATCAGCTGCATACTTAGTTCCATCTGCGTTTTAGGGAATATTTTGGTTACCGAAATATTGTGAAAAACATTGGTATTATTGGCATATGAATTTCCGTTATTCTGATTGGCAATTTCCATCCATGCGCTCAGATTAATATTTTTATTGAAAAGATTGGTGTAAGATACATTTGCAGATCCGCCCCAATAGCTGATATAATCTTTACCCCCAATCTGATTTTTTTCATTAAAATCCTTATTGTTAATATAATACCATCCAAATCCAACATTCACGTTCAGTTTATTTTTCATAAAATTCTGATTGGTATTAGCGAACAAATAATATTTCTCTACCTTACCATCAAAGTTCCCAGGCACAGAAACCGTTCTCCCGTTCTCCGTGGCATAGGTTGTCCAATAATCCTGATTGGTATGCATATATCTTGCAGAAATAAAGTATTTCTTCAAAATTCCGAACTTCAGATAAAGACGGTCATTGGGATTAGGATTCAGATATAAATTTCCTCTGGAATACGTTCCGTTAATATCAGGAACAAGGAAAGGATTAAACTCGGAATACCATGGTCTCCATATGCTGCGGTTATAAGTAAGGCTGACATCATATTTATCCGAAAAGGTATACTTCACCAACAAATTGGGAAGAAATGTACCATACGAATCTTTTCTTTGTGTGCCTGCAACATCCTGCCCCACCTTGTAGTCAATATACTCATACCGAAGTCCTACTCTGGTTTCCAGTTTTTTAAAAAACGTTTTACTGTAATTAGCATATAAAGAGCTTATATTATCCTCATAATAAAAGCGGTCATTTCTCGCAAGATTATAATATTCCGATTTGACATCATTCATACTGAATCCGTAGAGACTGTTAGGAATAATATTATTATTAAAATCTGTTTTACCTCCTACTTCCAGCGTTCCTCCTGATTTCCCTATCGGCTGGGTATAATCTACTTTCAGGTAATAATTACGCATTTGACTGTTGCTGATTGCTCCCAGCTCTTCAGGTTTTGACGACCCCTGCTTGTTGATCAGGTTATCATTATCATACCCGGAATAATTAGTTCCTATATTGATGTCTAATATTTTACTCTTTTCTTTATCATAATATTTATAGAAAAAATTGGTTCCTAAAGTACG
This genomic window from Chryseobacterium sp. MEBOG06 contains:
- a CDS encoding glycoside hydrolase family 3 C-terminal domain-containing protein encodes the protein MAQTNTTLPVYLDESKPVEQRIQDALSRMTLEEKVAMLHAQSKFSSPGVPRLGIPEFWTTDGPHGVRPEVMWDEWDQAGWTNDSIIAYPALTALSATWNKKMSWNYGKALGEEARYRKKDILLGPGVNIYRTPLNGRNFEYMGEDPYLTSKMVVPYIKGVQSNGVATSVKHFALNNQEMFRHTSNVNVDDRTLYEIYLPPFKAAVTEGDSWTIMGAYDMYKGQYASQNQYLLNDILKKEWNYKGVVVSDWGAVNNTEQAIHNGLDVEFGSWTNGLSAGTKNAYDNYYLAKPYLDLIKAGKVGTKELDDKVTRLLRLAYKTTMNRNKPFGNVASEEHKAIAKEIGEEGIVLLKNQGNILPIDINKAKKIAVIGENAIKIMTVGGGSSSLKVKYEALPLDGIKSRFGKQADVQYARGYVGDIGGEYNGVKSGQDLKDTRSESELINEAVELAKKSDYVIFVGGLNKADFQDSEGNDRKSYGLPYNQDHVITALAKANKNLAVVLVTGNAVAMPWIKEVPTVVQAWYLGSEAGNSIAAILAGDANPSGKLPFTFPVKLEDNSAHQLGEYPGQKDELAAGKGKDQKNPINITYNEGIFVGYRWHDTKNIKPLFSFGHGLSYTTFEFGKAKADQTMISQDGKITFTVSVKNTGKKAGAEVAQLYISDLKSSVPRPAKELKGFEKVFLNPGEQKEVTFTIDKTALSYFDAGKHDWVAEPGDFEAQIGNSSDAIKTKVKFTLK
- a CDS encoding outer membrane beta-barrel protein produces the protein MKVILFPIAVLTGSLAFAQAQTAKDTVKTNAKEIEAVTLVARKPTVESKVDRTVFNVANSAILAGNTTWDVLRMTPLVSIDNNDAVKAEGQTVTVYINDRKSVFTGKELKEYLKTIPADNLMKIEVITSPSSRYETSGSVINIVLKKRDDEGMKGSISLNNRQSTKNSQYTNFNLNYHKKKFTQTFIGSYNNGSYVQKNETLDTRYKTNRINKTSVETESRNESPSLSSTSEFELNDKNNIGLVLEYFQNRSLSFGESDGRLSEDGKPDNFYHQTQNTWGFSRTLGTNFFYKYYDKEKSKILDINIGTNYSGYDNDNLINKQGSSKPEELGAISNSQMRNYYLKVDYTQPIGKSGGTLEVGGKTDFNNNIIPNSLYGFSMNDVKSEYYNLARNDRFYYEDNISSLYANYSKTFFKKLETRVGLRYEYIDYKVGQDVAGTQRKDSYGTFLPNLLVKYTFSDKYDVSLTYNRSIWRPWYSEFNPFLVPDINGTYSRGNLYLNPNPNDRLYLKFGILKKYFISARYMHTNQDYWTTYATENGRTVSVPGNFDGKVEKYYLFANTNQNFMKNKLNVNVGFGWYYINNKDFNEKNQIGGKDYISYWGGSANVSYTNLFNKNINLSAWMEIANQNNGNSYANNTNVFHNISVTKIFPKTQMELSMQLMNIFKRPYSDTTTYSQDGTFRDYSKWDWYGVSLTFVKRFGNQKVKENTKTDVEKNSGGGK